The following proteins are co-located in the Pseudomonas sp. DY-1 genome:
- a CDS encoding DUF2790 domain-containing protein codes for MKTLVVALSLSLVSTVALAANTGQSAPPVTQYEYGVHLDIARVLEMTDLSTFCGIGPARMTYEDSQMQTKTLEYLVWGTGCKNDY; via the coding sequence ATGAAAACCCTTGTAGTCGCCTTGAGCCTCAGCCTTGTCTCCACCGTCGCCCTTGCCGCCAATACGGGCCAGAGCGCACCGCCGGTTACTCAATACGAGTACGGCGTGCACCTGGATATCGCCCGGGTCCTGGAAATGACCGACCTGTCGACTTTCTGCGGCATCGGGCCGGCACGCATGACCTACGAAGACAGCCAGATGCAGACTAAGACCCTGGAGTACCTGGTCTGGGGCACCGGCTGCAAGAACGACTACTGA